One region of Salvia miltiorrhiza cultivar Shanhuang (shh) chromosome 3, IMPLAD_Smil_shh, whole genome shotgun sequence genomic DNA includes:
- the LOC131017348 gene encoding 26S proteasome non-ATPase regulatory subunit 13 homolog A-like → MAAALQYLESLRNANPELSDWYAALSDLYQRKLRHQLTLELEQFVVLAVFRDLAFDLSLSALLGKSIYNFGELLARPVIKSLLGTIF, encoded by the exons ATGGCGGCGGCTCTGCAGTATTTGGAGTCGCTGCGCAATGCGAACCCGGAGCTTTCCGATTGGTACGCCGCGCTTTCGGATCTCTACCAGCGTAAGCTACGGCACCAGCTCACCCTCGAGCTCGAGCAATTCGTCGTCCTCGCCGTATTTCGG GACTTGGCGTTTGATTTATCCCTGTCAGCATTGTTGGGCAAAAGCATCTACAATTTTGGCGAACTTCTTGCACGTCCAGTT ATTAAAAGTCTTCTAGGGACTATTTTTTAG
- the LOC131017349 gene encoding uncharacterized protein LOC131017349, with protein sequence MAPQYQHDRARDIWRRCLASAFRTALACTIVGVATLYGPAYINKQVAFPAFSYVTVILVVTDATLGDALRGCWLALYATALGVFPGIVSLWFIGPGRLTTTTTSAAVAASAFFVALPEGTHLIAKRIALGQIVLLYVVAFINGGHTQPVMHPLHIATSTALGVGACVIALLLPFPRLAYRQVRGNSKLYIDNASERLKLFIKAFSAEDKASPKALISQAKSLNKPANKLLHCIRSKQESMQWEREPIKFLKAYKKKPAQPLQGLETILRGMENALENCSEFPVAPMNTQLKHDLPCLEQQILHRVKNLASQNSVADDGGGSGEKDHNKFLQTLQPASMNLKDFPSLFFVFCLKLLLHSNPSANSDHDQKQTANASEKETKSLMLKLWEKRPVVINRGRLMPALKCALSLGFAVFFGLIYSKENGFWSGLPVAISLASSREATFKVANIKAQGTVLGTVYGVIGCYVFESYVKIRFVSLLPWFIFSCFLRQSRMYGQAGGVSAAIGALLILGRKNFGSPSDFAILRIVETFIGLSCSIMVDILLQPTRASVLAKLQLSASLHSLHEAVEAVSLDCESGRLRLEEGLRKLRLDVSELGKYIEEGEAEPNFWFLPFHGACYGRLRVSLLKMVDFLHFGSHAIRFVEQESRNMDSKVWREAAMKMEADLKVFKDAVCCGVKCFEEVVLVKSIAGLEEEYEKGRSGLDLEKGKSGRWSGRDEDEMRKSAASFLRHVDGCDGVEEVTKNGVGLSLGALVYCMDGVLRESKEIEKGIKEIVQWENPSTQVDLHNIVCKLRAL encoded by the exons ATGGCCCCACAATACCAACACGACCGCGCCAGAGACATATGGCGGCGCTGCCTCGCCTCCGCCTTCCGCACGGCGCTGGCGTGCACCATCGTGGGCGTCGCCACCCTCTACGGCCCGGCCTACATCAACAAGCAGGTGGCCTTCCCGGCCTTCTCCTACGTGACGGTGATCCTCGTCGTCACCGACGCCACGCTGGGCGACGCCCTGCGCGGCTGCTGGCTGGCGCTCTACGCCACCGCGCTGGGTGTCTTCCCGGGCATCGTGAGCCTCTGGTTCATCGGCCCGGGGAGGCTCacgaccaccaccacctccgcgGCCGTGGCCGCCAGCGCCTTCTTCGTGGCCCTGCCGGAGGGGACCCACCTCATCGCAAAGCGCATCGCCCTCGGCCAGATCGTTCTCTTGTACGTCGTCGCCTTCATCAACGGCGGCCACACCCAGCCCGTCATGCACCCGCTCCACATCGCCACCAGCACCGCCCTCGGCGTGGGCGCGTGCGTCATCGCCCTCCTTCTGCCCTTCCCCAGACTCGCCTATCGGCAG GTGAGAGGAAACAGCAAGCTGTATATCGATAATGCATCGGAGAGATTGAAGCTGTTCATCAAGGCATTCTCTGCAGAAGACAAGGCATCACCCAAGGCATTGATCTCTCAAGCCAAATCTCTCAACAAGCCAGCAAATAAACTTCTCCATTGCATCAGATCCAAACAA GAAAGCATGCAATGGGAGAGAGAACCAATCAAGTTCCTAAAAGCATACAAGAAAAAACCAGCACAGCCATTGCAAGGCCTCGAGACAATCTTGAGAGGAATGGAAAATGCTCTCGAAAACTGCTCTGAATTCCCAGTCGCCCCAATGAACACCCAACTCAAACACGATCTACCCTGTTTGGAGCAGCAAATCTTGCATCGAGTCAAGAACTTGGCCTCACAGAACTCAGTTGCCGacgacggcggcggcagcggcgaaAAGGATCACAACAAGTTCCTCCAAACACTTCAGCCGGCATCCATGAATCTCAAGGACTTTCCCTCTTTGTTCTTCGTCTTCTGCCTCAAGCTCCTCCTCCACTCGAATCCATCTGCGAATTCCGATCACGACCAGAAACAAACGGCGAATGCATCGGAGAAAGAGACGAAGAGTTTGATGTTGAAGCTATGGGAGAAGAGGCCCGTTGTGATCAACAGAGGGAGGCTAATGCCTGCTCTAAAATGTGCGCTCTCGTTGGGATTCGCGGTGTTTTTCGGGCTGATATACAGCAAGGAAAACGGGTTCTGGTCGGGGCTGCCGGTGGCCATCAGCCTGGCCTCGTCGAGGGAGGCGACGTTCAAGGTGGCGAACATCAAGGCGCAGGGCACGGTGCTCGGCACCGTGTACGGGGTGATAGGCTGCTACGTGTTCGAGAGCTACGTGAAGATAAGGTTCGTCTCCCTGCTGCCGTGGTTCATCTTCAGCTGCTTCCTGCGGCAGAGCAGGATGTACGGCCAGGCCGGCGGGGTCTCTGCGGCTATCGGGGCGCTGCTCATCTTGGGGAGGAAGAATTTCGGCAGCCCTAGTGATTTTGCTATTTTGAGGATAGTGGAGACCTTCATCGGGCTGTCGTGCTCGATCATGGTGGATATCCTGCTGCAGCCCACCAGGGCTTCTGTCCTGGCGAAGCTGCAGCTCTCCGCGAGCTTGCACTCGTTGCACGAGGCCGTGGAGGCCGTGAGCCTCGACTGCGAGTCCGGGAGGTTGAGGTTGGAGGAGGGGTTGAGGAAGCTGAGGTTGGACGTGAGTGAGCTTGGGAAGTACATTGAGGAAGGTGAGGCAGAGCCCAACTTCTGGTTCTTGCCTTTTCATGGTGCTTGCTATGGGAGGCTGAGGGTGTCTCTGTTGAAAATGGTGGATTTCTTGCATTTTGGGAGCCATGCGATTAGGTTTGTGGAGCAAGAATCTCGAAACATGGATAGTAAGGTGTGGAGAGAGGCTGCAATGAAGATGGAAGCTGATTTAAAGGTGTTTAAAGATGCTGTTTGCTGTGGGGTGAAGTGCTTTGAGGAGGTTGTTTTGGTAAAATCGATTGCGGGCCTCGAGGAGGAGTACGAGAAGGGGAGGAGCGGCCTCGATCTGGAGAAGGGGAAGTCGGGGCGGTGGTCGGGGAGAGACGAGGACGAGATGAGGAAGAGCGCGGCGTCGTTTCTCCGGCACGTGGATGGGTGTGATGGTGTGGAGGAGGTGACCAAGAATGGGGTGGGATTGAGTTTGGGTGCATTGGTTTATTGCATGGATGGAGTATTGAGAGAGAGCAAAGAGATTGAGAAGGGAATCAAAGAGATTGTACAGTGGGAGAATCCCTCAACACAAGTGGACCTGCATAACATCGTGTGTAAATTGCGTGCGCTTTAA